One genomic segment of Acinetobacter sp. C26M includes these proteins:
- a CDS encoding type IV pilus secretin PilQ family protein, producing MNHAFRQFSMGAVAIAVMQVASAQVSMTNIVPMSLADQGTEIRVMFDGLPPQPQAYQLEQPSRLILDFDKAQQSLKQNSIPVSTAEASSIDIASDDQRSRVIVNLKDAGAFTTRVEGNTFVLKINSAKPATINTPAAAVRQVQQGVSNIGFQRGNQAEGLVVIDLLGNNTPVDVQQQGSKIVVRTAGNKIPTHLARRLNTNDFATPVASIDAYNDKGNGVITIQSAGSYEYMAYQAENKLTISLKRPEDKSPTKAKSQTYTGNKISLDFQDIEVRRVLQLLADFTGINMVAADTVQGNITLRLKDVPWDQALDIVLKTKNLDKRRNGNVIWIAPVSELIKAEEEEAKALAQSVKLAPIQTEYIKLSYAKAADIEKLITQGKNANTSNIGGSGSISNDTLVGGLLSPRGTVSTDPRTNTLIVNDTSQKIDQIRKMVDLLDVSVKQVMIEARIVSASTDFTREMGVKWGILSQGITNNNDLLVGGSDTTLWNLRKPEKDGDTGGWKYEIERPDNLNVDLGAVTPGASRIAFGLISLSDFMLDLELSAVQADGYGEVISTPKVMTADKQPAKIESGKKIPYTSSSGGGANAVPKTEFIDATLSLDVTPSITPEGKVMMKLNITKDSQSTPTPTGQLTINKNQIDTNVLVDNGETVVLGGIFEQENISSQVKVPFLGDLPYIGRLFRRDMKTDNKRELLIFVTPRIVNDTLTRNH from the coding sequence ATGAATCATGCATTCCGTCAATTTTCTATGGGTGCGGTCGCTATCGCAGTGATGCAAGTTGCATCGGCGCAAGTGAGTATGACCAATATTGTACCAATGAGTTTGGCAGATCAAGGCACGGAAATTCGTGTGATGTTTGATGGTCTACCGCCACAACCACAGGCATATCAGCTAGAGCAACCTTCTCGTTTGATTTTGGATTTTGATAAAGCTCAGCAGAGCCTCAAGCAAAACTCGATTCCAGTATCAACTGCTGAAGCGAGCTCGATCGACATTGCATCAGATGATCAACGCTCCCGTGTGATTGTGAATTTAAAAGATGCGGGTGCCTTTACAACACGTGTTGAAGGCAATACCTTTGTTCTTAAAATTAACTCAGCCAAACCTGCTACTATAAATACACCTGCTGCCGCTGTTCGACAGGTACAACAAGGTGTTTCCAATATTGGTTTCCAAAGAGGTAATCAAGCTGAAGGCTTGGTTGTGATTGATTTGTTGGGTAATAACACCCCAGTGGATGTGCAGCAGCAAGGCAGCAAGATTGTGGTGCGTACTGCTGGTAATAAAATCCCAACACATTTAGCGCGTCGTTTAAATACCAATGATTTTGCGACACCTGTCGCGAGTATTGATGCTTATAATGATAAGGGGAATGGTGTCATTACTATTCAATCTGCGGGTAGCTATGAATATATGGCATATCAAGCGGAAAATAAGTTGACGATTAGCTTGAAACGTCCTGAAGATAAGTCTCCGACTAAAGCTAAGTCGCAAACATATACGGGTAATAAAATCTCTTTAGATTTCCAAGATATTGAAGTACGTCGTGTACTGCAACTATTGGCGGATTTTACTGGCATCAATATGGTTGCAGCAGATACCGTTCAAGGCAATATCACTTTGCGCCTAAAAGATGTACCTTGGGATCAGGCATTAGATATCGTCTTAAAAACTAAAAATTTGGATAAACGCCGTAATGGTAATGTGATCTGGATTGCACCTGTTTCTGAATTGATTAAGGCTGAAGAAGAGGAGGCAAAAGCGTTAGCACAGAGCGTTAAACTTGCACCGATTCAAACAGAATATATTAAATTAAGCTATGCAAAAGCCGCTGATATTGAAAAGCTCATTACGCAAGGTAAAAATGCAAATACAAGTAATATTGGTGGTTCAGGATCAATAAGTAATGATACTTTGGTTGGTGGTTTGTTAAGCCCAAGAGGAACTGTATCGACTGATCCGCGAACTAATACCTTAATTGTAAATGACACTTCACAAAAGATTGATCAGATCCGGAAGATGGTTGATTTACTCGATGTTTCAGTCAAGCAAGTGATGATTGAAGCGCGTATTGTCAGTGCTAGTACTGATTTTACCCGAGAAATGGGAGTCAAGTGGGGAATTTTATCGCAAGGGATTACCAATAATAACGACTTATTAGTGGGTGGTAGTGATACTACTTTATGGAACTTACGTAAACCAGAGAAAGATGGTGATACTGGTGGTTGGAAATATGAAATTGAACGACCAGATAACTTAAATGTGGATTTAGGTGCTGTTACACCAGGCGCAAGTCGTATTGCTTTTGGTTTGATTAGTTTATCTGATTTTATGTTGGATTTAGAGTTATCTGCAGTTCAAGCGGATGGTTATGGTGAGGTGATTTCAACACCAAAAGTTATGACTGCTGATAAGCAACCAGCAAAAATTGAATCTGGTAAGAAAATTCCTTATACCTCTTCTTCTGGTGGTGGTGCAAATGCAGTACCTAAAACAGAATTTATTGATGCAACTTTGAGTCTAGATGTCACACCAAGCATTACCCCTGAGGGTAAGGTCATGATGAAGCTGAACATTACCAAAGATTCACAAAGTACACCTACACCAACAGGACAGCTCACCATTAATAAAAATCAAATTGATACAAATGTATTGGTGGATAATGGTGAAACAGTGGTACTCGGTGGAATTTTTGAACAGGAAAATATCAGCTCTCAAGTTAAAGTGCCTTTCTTGGGGGATTTACCATATATCGGGCGATTATTCCGTAGAGATATGAAAACCGATAATAAACGTGAACTGCTTATTTTTGTGACGCCGAGAATTGTTAATGACACTTTGACTAGAAATCATTAA
- the aroK gene encoding shikimate kinase AroK, which yields MNIGGALPSKAFETLPNIYLVGPMGAGKTTVGRHLAELLGRDFIDSDHEIERKTGATVPWIFEKEGEAGFRLRETNVLNDLTSRSLLVLATGGGAVTQPKNREFLKQRGIVVYLYTPVELQLQRTYRDKNRPLLQVENPEQKLRDLLAIRDPLYREVAHYIIETNQGAARDLAQRILQVILSKQIK from the coding sequence ATGAATATAGGTGGCGCGTTGCCAAGCAAAGCGTTTGAAACCCTACCAAATATCTATTTGGTAGGGCCAATGGGGGCAGGAAAAACAACAGTTGGTCGGCATTTAGCAGAATTACTTGGTCGGGATTTTATTGATAGTGACCATGAGATCGAGCGTAAAACAGGTGCGACAGTTCCATGGATCTTTGAAAAAGAAGGGGAAGCTGGCTTCCGGTTACGTGAGACCAATGTTTTAAATGATCTCACTTCTCGTTCATTGTTAGTGTTGGCAACGGGTGGTGGTGCTGTTACACAACCGAAAAATCGTGAATTTTTAAAACAACGTGGAATAGTTGTTTATCTTTATACTCCTGTAGAGCTACAGCTGCAGCGAACCTACCGTGATAAAAATCGCCCATTATTACAAGTCGAAAATCCAGAGCAAAAATTACGTGATCTATTGGCGATCCGCGATCCTTTATATCGTGAGGTTGCACACTATATAATTGAAACGAATCAAGGCGCAGCACGGGATTTAGCACAGCGTATTTTGCAAGTCATTTTATCTAAACAAATTAAGTAG
- the aroB gene encoding 3-dehydroquinate synthase: MQTLHVELGDRRYPIFIGSHLDPKTLLEPYLHGRQIMLVSNTTVAPLYLQHYLDALTQLDKQVAQCILPDGEKYKDIQHLNLIFDALLEAGFNRDCTVLALGGGVIGDMAGFASACFQRGVNFVQVPTTLLSQVDSSVGGKTGINHPLGKNMLGAFQQPQVVLADMAQLDTLPDRELSAGLAEVIKYALLGDVDFLVWLEQNMAALVARDANLLAEAVYRSCAHKARIVANDEKEQGERALLNLGHTFGHAIESYLGYGTWLHGEAVATGMVMAADLSQRLGWISTEDLQRTKNIIQRANLPISCPKIPLDEFLAYMSHDKKVLNGQLRLVLLKKLGQAVITKDFDIELMKQSILANQSA; encoded by the coding sequence ATGCAAACGTTACATGTTGAGTTAGGTGATCGTCGTTATCCAATCTTTATTGGCAGTCATTTAGATCCCAAAACCTTACTTGAGCCGTATCTACATGGTCGTCAAATCATGTTGGTATCCAATACAACGGTTGCACCACTGTATTTACAACATTACTTGGATGCATTAACCCAGCTAGATAAGCAAGTGGCGCAATGTATTTTGCCAGATGGCGAGAAATATAAAGACATCCAGCATCTGAATTTAATTTTTGATGCTTTGCTTGAAGCTGGCTTTAATCGTGATTGTACGGTTTTAGCTTTAGGTGGTGGTGTGATTGGAGATATGGCTGGTTTTGCATCTGCATGCTTCCAGCGTGGTGTAAATTTTGTTCAAGTGCCAACGACTTTATTGTCGCAAGTTGATTCCAGTGTTGGTGGTAAGACTGGAATTAATCACCCCCTAGGTAAAAATATGCTGGGTGCTTTTCAGCAGCCACAGGTGGTGCTTGCTGATATGGCACAGCTAGATACCTTACCTGATCGTGAGCTTTCTGCAGGTTTGGCTGAGGTGATTAAGTATGCCTTGCTTGGTGATGTTGATTTCCTTGTTTGGTTAGAGCAAAACATGGCTGCCTTGGTTGCTCGTGATGCAAATCTCTTGGCTGAAGCTGTCTACCGTTCATGTGCGCATAAAGCACGCATTGTTGCCAATGATGAAAAAGAACAGGGTGAGCGTGCTTTACTTAACCTTGGACATACCTTTGGTCATGCGATTGAATCTTATCTAGGTTACGGCACTTGGTTGCATGGTGAGGCAGTTGCAACAGGTATGGTCATGGCTGCTGATTTGTCACAGCGTTTAGGCTGGATCTCTACGGAAGATTTACAACGTACAAAAAATATCATTCAACGCGCTAATTTACCGATATCATGTCCAAAAATTCCATTAGATGAGTTCTTGGCTTATATGTCGCATGACAAAAAGGTCTTAAATGGTCAGTTACGTTTGGTTTTATTGAAAAAATTAGGACAAGCGGTGATTACCAAAGACTTTGATATTGAGCTGATGAAACAATCTATTCTTGCAAATCAATCTGCATAA
- the gltB gene encoding glutamate synthase large subunit: MPSPNTVAPAQGLYQPDEFKDNCGFGLIAHMKGESSHHLVETAIHSLSCMTHRGGIAADGKTGDGCGLLLAMPKQFFRDEAQKLGSNLTEIFAAGTVFLNIDPALAQHAKSILNKEIAAEGLTVAAWRIVPTNNDALGEIALQSLPAFEQILVNCPMGLTEVEFNRKLFLARRRAEQQLQNDPLFYVTTLATTVISYKGLMMPAAIADFYTDLADVRLKSHIVVFHQRFSTNTLPRWPLAQPFRYLAHNGEINTITANRNWALARTPKFENPLLPGLTELNPIVNRTGSDSSSLDNMLEILVGGGMDLFRALRMLVPPAWQNVETLDADLRAFYEFNSKHMEAWDGPAGLVIQDGRHAICMLDRNGLRPARWVITKNDYITLASEIGVWGYEPEDVVSKGRVGPGQILVIDTLTGKVLDTKDVSNHLKNMRPYREWLRDHAIRLQANPQLEEQLLDQGLTGDALKAAQKMFMVTFEERDQLLRPIAESGQEAVGSMGDDTPMAVLSRQVRHVSDYFRQQFAQVTNPPIDPLRESIVMSLETCLGREQNVFEQGPEHADRIIISSPVLSNSKMQQLRDVEKEREGYGVVDIDLNYAEAEGLQAAIARICEEAAQAVRDGKTLIVLMDKNLREGFLPANSALATGAVHHHLIKTGLRTDANILVETGFARDPHQFAVLLGFGATAVYPYLAYDVINDLVAKGELLGDPIHAQANFRKGIEKGLLKVLSKMGISTVASYRGGQLFEAVGLSSEVVDKCFLGVPSRIQGATFADLENDQKKLATTAWQHRKPIDQGGLLKFVFGKEYHAFNPDVINALHKAVRSGQYIDFKEYAELVNNRPVATIRDLFKLKTANSIALDQVETIEDILPRFDSAGMSLGALSPEAHEAIAIAMNTIGGRSNSGEGGEDPARYGTIRNSKIKQIASGRFGVTPAYLTSAEVLQIKVAQGAKPGEGGQLPGGKVNGLIARLRYSVPGVTLISPPPHHDIYSIEDLSQLIFDLKQVNPQAMVSVKLVSEPGVGTIAAGVAKAYADFITISGYDGGTAASPLSSIHHAGSPWELGLSEAHQALRVNDLRGKVRVQTDGGLKTGLDVVKAAILGAESFGFGSTPMIALGCKYLRICHLNNCATGVATQQDHLRQEHYIGEPEMLINFFKFIAEETREWLAALGVASLKDLIGRVDLLEVLPGETDKHAHLDLSALLTSHPSAEGKAQYCQVQGNAPFDKGVLAEKMVAEMLPAIEAGAGGSFNFTVGNCDRSIGARISGEIARRYGNLGMENNPVVMNLVGTAGQSLGVWNAGGLHIKLEGDANDYVGKGMAGGRVSIFPPKGSPFQTQNTAIIGNTCLYGATGGKVFAAGTAGERFAVRNSGAFAVIEGAGDHCCEYMTGGVVTVLGKVGHNFGAGMTGGFAYVLDLDNDFVDYYNHELIDLNRISTEAMEDHKENLLRILDEHIQETGSAWAYKIRNEFDFYSRKFWLVKPKAANLQTLLKTTQADPQ, encoded by the coding sequence ATGCCATCGCCTAATACTGTAGCTCCCGCTCAAGGTTTATATCAGCCTGACGAGTTTAAGGATAACTGTGGTTTTGGTCTGATTGCCCACATGAAGGGTGAATCAAGCCATCATCTGGTCGAAACTGCGATTCACAGTTTAAGTTGCATGACGCACCGTGGAGGTATTGCCGCGGATGGTAAGACAGGAGATGGTTGCGGATTGTTATTGGCAATGCCGAAGCAGTTTTTCCGTGATGAAGCTCAAAAACTAGGTAGTAACCTGACCGAGATTTTTGCTGCAGGTACTGTATTTCTGAACATTGATCCTGCTTTAGCACAACATGCAAAAAGTATTTTGAATAAAGAAATTGCTGCTGAAGGCTTAACTGTTGCAGCATGGCGTATTGTACCAACAAATAATGATGCCTTAGGTGAGATTGCGCTGCAATCATTGCCTGCATTTGAACAAATTTTAGTAAATTGCCCAATGGGTTTAACTGAAGTTGAGTTTAACCGTAAGCTCTTCTTGGCACGTCGTCGTGCAGAACAACAATTACAGAACGATCCACTTTTCTACGTGACGACTTTGGCAACTACTGTCATCAGCTATAAAGGCTTGATGATGCCAGCTGCAATTGCTGACTTCTATACTGACTTGGCGGATGTACGTTTAAAGTCACATATTGTGGTGTTCCACCAACGTTTCTCGACCAATACCTTGCCACGTTGGCCATTGGCACAGCCATTCCGTTACCTTGCACACAATGGTGAAATCAATACCATTACCGCAAACCGTAACTGGGCATTGGCACGTACGCCAAAATTTGAAAATCCATTACTTCCAGGTTTAACTGAGTTAAATCCAATTGTGAACCGTACTGGCTCGGATTCATCAAGCTTGGACAACATGCTTGAAATCTTGGTTGGCGGTGGTATGGACTTATTCCGCGCGCTACGTATGTTGGTTCCACCAGCATGGCAAAACGTTGAAACTTTAGATGCCGACCTACGTGCTTTCTATGAGTTCAACTCTAAGCACATGGAAGCTTGGGATGGCCCAGCGGGCTTGGTAATTCAAGATGGCCGTCATGCGATCTGTATGCTTGACCGTAATGGTTTACGTCCAGCACGTTGGGTGATTACCAAGAATGATTACATCACGCTTGCGTCTGAAATTGGTGTGTGGGGTTACGAGCCAGAAGATGTTGTTTCTAAAGGCCGTGTTGGCCCAGGGCAAATTTTGGTGATCGACACTTTGACTGGAAAAGTGCTGGATACCAAAGATGTCAGCAACCATCTTAAAAACATGCGTCCATACCGTGAATGGTTACGTGACCATGCCATCCGTTTGCAAGCTAATCCTCAACTTGAAGAGCAGTTGCTTGATCAGGGTTTAACAGGTGATGCATTAAAAGCTGCGCAAAAAATGTTTATGGTGACATTTGAAGAGCGCGACCAGTTATTGCGTCCAATCGCGGAAAGCGGTCAGGAAGCGGTAGGCTCGATGGGTGATGATACGCCAATGGCAGTATTGTCTCGCCAAGTTCGTCATGTATCTGATTACTTCCGTCAACAGTTTGCGCAAGTGACCAATCCACCGATCGATCCATTACGTGAATCAATTGTAATGTCGTTGGAAACCTGTTTGGGGCGTGAACAGAATGTGTTTGAGCAAGGCCCAGAACATGCGGACCGTATCATCATTTCAAGCCCTGTATTGTCAAATTCGAAAATGCAGCAGCTTCGTGATGTTGAAAAAGAACGCGAAGGCTATGGTGTTGTTGATATCGATCTGAACTATGCAGAAGCTGAAGGTCTGCAAGCAGCAATCGCACGTATATGCGAAGAAGCGGCACAAGCTGTTCGTGATGGCAAAACTTTGATTGTATTAATGGATAAAAATCTCCGTGAAGGGTTCTTGCCTGCAAACTCTGCATTGGCGACAGGTGCAGTACACCATCATTTGATTAAAACTGGTTTGCGTACCGATGCAAATATTTTAGTTGAAACGGGTTTTGCCCGTGATCCACACCAATTTGCAGTCTTGTTAGGCTTTGGTGCAACAGCGGTGTATCCATATCTCGCTTATGATGTGATCAATGACTTGGTTGCGAAAGGTGAACTTTTGGGTGACCCAATCCACGCACAAGCCAACTTCCGTAAAGGGATCGAGAAAGGCCTATTGAAAGTCCTTTCTAAAATGGGTATCTCTACAGTTGCCTCTTATCGTGGTGGGCAATTGTTTGAAGCAGTGGGTTTATCATCTGAAGTTGTTGATAAGTGTTTCCTTGGCGTACCAAGCCGTATCCAAGGTGCAACTTTCGCTGACCTTGAAAATGATCAGAAAAAATTGGCAACCACAGCTTGGCAGCATCGTAAACCGATTGATCAAGGTGGTTTGCTTAAATTCGTATTTGGTAAAGAGTATCACGCGTTTAACCCAGACGTGATTAACGCTTTGCATAAAGCGGTGCGCTCTGGTCAATACATTGACTTTAAAGAATATGCAGAGCTGGTGAATAACCGTCCTGTTGCAACGATCCGTGACTTATTTAAGTTAAAAACAGCAAACTCGATTGCATTGGATCAAGTTGAAACGATTGAAGATATTCTTCCACGCTTTGACTCTGCAGGCATGTCTTTAGGTGCATTATCACCAGAAGCACATGAAGCAATTGCAATTGCCATGAATACCATTGGCGGTCGTTCAAACTCGGGTGAGGGTGGTGAAGACCCTGCGCGTTATGGCACGATTCGTAACTCGAAAATCAAACAGATTGCATCAGGTCGTTTTGGTGTAACTCCAGCATACTTAACCTCTGCTGAAGTATTACAGATTAAAGTGGCGCAGGGCGCAAAACCAGGTGAAGGTGGTCAGTTACCAGGGGGTAAAGTGAATGGCTTAATTGCACGTTTACGTTACTCAGTACCGGGTGTGACCTTGATTTCACCACCACCGCACCATGATATTTATTCGATCGAAGATTTATCACAATTGATCTTTGACTTGAAACAAGTCAATCCTCAGGCGATGGTATCGGTAAAATTAGTTTCTGAACCAGGTGTTGGAACGATTGCGGCAGGTGTTGCAAAAGCGTATGCCGACTTCATTACCATTTCTGGTTATGACGGTGGTACAGCAGCATCGCCACTTTCATCGATTCACCATGCGGGTTCACCATGGGAACTTGGTTTAAGTGAAGCACATCAGGCGCTTCGTGTGAACGATTTGCGTGGTAAAGTGCGTGTTCAAACTGATGGTGGTTTGAAAACAGGTTTAGACGTGGTGAAAGCAGCAATTTTAGGTGCTGAAAGCTTTGGCTTTGGTTCGACCCCAATGATTGCATTAGGTTGTAAATACCTGCGTATTTGTCACTTGAATAACTGTGCGACAGGTGTTGCAACGCAACAAGACCATTTACGTCAAGAGCATTATATTGGCGAGCCAGAAATGCTGATCAACTTCTTCAAGTTTATCGCAGAAGAAACACGTGAATGGTTAGCTGCATTGGGTGTTGCATCACTGAAAGACTTGATTGGTCGTGTTGATCTACTTGAAGTTTTACCGGGTGAAACAGACAAACATGCGCATCTAGATCTCAGTGCACTATTAACGTCGCATCCTTCTGCTGAAGGCAAGGCGCAATATTGCCAAGTTCAAGGTAATGCACCATTTGATAAAGGTGTGTTGGCGGAGAAAATGGTGGCAGAGATGTTACCTGCAATTGAAGCAGGTGCTGGCGGCTCATTCAACTTCACAGTAGGGAACTGTGACCGTTCGATTGGTGCGCGTATTTCAGGTGAAATTGCACGTCGTTATGGCAACTTGGGTATGGAAAACAACCCAGTGGTGATGAATCTAGTTGGTACAGCAGGTCAGTCACTTGGTGTTTGGAACGCAGGTGGTTTGCATATCAAACTGGAAGGTGATGCCAACGACTATGTCGGTAAAGGTATGGCTGGTGGTCGTGTATCGATCTTCCCACCAAAAGGTTCACCATTCCAAACCCAAAATACCGCGATCATTGGTAATACCTGTTTATATGGTGCGACTGGCGGTAAAGTCTTTGCTGCAGGAACTGCGGGCGAGCGTTTTGCGGTTCGTAACTCAGGTGCTTTTGCGGTGATTGAAGGTGCGGGCGACCACTGTTGTGAATATATGACAGGTGGTGTGGTGACAGTACTTGGTAAAGTGGGTCATAACTTCGGTGCAGGTATGACCGGTGGTTTCGCCTATGTACTTGATCTTGATAATGACTTTGTTGACTACTATAACCACGAACTTATTGATCTAAATCGTATCTCTACAGAAGCGATGGAAGACCACAAAGAAAACTTACTGCGTATTCTTGATGAACATATCCAAGAGACGGGTAGTGCTTGGGCCTACAAGATCCGTAATGAGTTCGACTTCTATAGTCGTAAGTTCTGGCTTGTAAAACCGAAAGCTGCTAATTTGCAAACGCTTTTGAAAACAACCCAAGCTGATCCACAATAA
- a CDS encoding FAD-dependent oxidoreductase: MAERLNNDFQFLDVARQDPEKKDITVRKAEFVEIYKPFTAEVAANQTHRCLGCGNPYCEWKCPVHNYIPNWLKLIAEGQIFQAAELCHQTNTLPEVCGRVCPQDRLCEGACTLNDGFGAVTIGNAEKYINDTAFALGWRPDMSGVKWTNKKVAIIGAGPAGLGCADILARGGVKPVVFDKRPEIGGLLTFGIPEFKMEKDVMKRRREIFTGMGIEFRLNTEIGVDVTIEQLLAEYDAVFMGMGTYTYMKGGFPGEDLDGVYDALDFLIANVNRCQGWEKDPSEYISVDGKKVIVLGGGDTAMDCNRTSLRQGAHDVTCAYRRDESNMPGSAREVKNAYEEGVKFLFNRQPIEIVGENGKVTGVKVVTTQMGEPDSRGRRSPEPVPGSEEVLPADAVLLAFGFRPSPADWFGGANVSLDGSGRVVAAEQQEFKFQTSNPKIFAGGDMVRGSDLVVTAIWEGRQAAEGILDYLGV; encoded by the coding sequence ATGGCAGAGCGCCTTAATAATGACTTTCAATTTCTGGATGTAGCACGCCAAGATCCAGAGAAAAAAGATATTACTGTCCGCAAGGCAGAGTTTGTGGAAATTTATAAACCTTTTACTGCGGAAGTGGCTGCAAATCAGACCCACCGTTGTTTAGGTTGTGGTAACCCATATTGTGAGTGGAAGTGTCCTGTACATAACTACATTCCAAATTGGTTAAAGCTGATTGCAGAAGGTCAAATTTTCCAAGCTGCTGAACTGTGCCACCAAACTAATACCTTGCCAGAAGTTTGTGGTCGTGTCTGTCCACAAGACCGTTTGTGTGAAGGTGCATGTACCTTAAATGATGGTTTTGGTGCAGTGACTATTGGTAATGCTGAAAAATATATCAATGATACTGCGTTTGCTTTAGGCTGGCGTCCAGATATGTCGGGTGTCAAATGGACTAATAAAAAAGTTGCGATCATCGGTGCAGGTCCTGCAGGTTTAGGCTGTGCGGATATTCTGGCGCGTGGCGGGGTTAAACCTGTTGTATTTGATAAGCGCCCTGAAATTGGTGGCCTCCTTACATTTGGTATTCCAGAATTTAAAATGGAAAAAGATGTGATGAAACGTCGTCGTGAAATTTTCACGGGGATGGGCATTGAATTCCGTTTAAATACTGAAATCGGTGTGGATGTGACCATTGAGCAATTGCTTGCAGAATACGATGCCGTGTTTATGGGTATGGGAACTTATACCTATATGAAAGGGGGGTTCCCAGGTGAAGACCTTGATGGTGTTTACGATGCCCTAGATTTCTTGATTGCCAACGTCAACCGTTGCCAAGGCTGGGAAAAAGATCCAAGCGAATACATCAGTGTCGATGGTAAAAAGGTGATCGTGCTTGGCGGTGGCGATACCGCAATGGACTGTAACCGTACTTCATTACGTCAAGGTGCGCATGATGTCACTTGTGCTTATCGTCGTGATGAAAGCAACATGCCAGGTTCTGCACGTGAAGTGAAGAATGCCTATGAAGAAGGTGTAAAATTCCTATTCAACCGCCAACCAATCGAGATTGTTGGCGAGAACGGTAAAGTGACTGGTGTTAAAGTGGTAACTACACAAATGGGTGAGCCTGATAGCCGTGGCCGTCGTAGCCCTGAACCTGTTCCAGGTTCTGAAGAGGTTCTACCAGCAGATGCCGTATTATTGGCATTTGGTTTTCGTCCAAGTCCAGCGGATTGGTTCGGTGGTGCAAATGTGAGTTTAGATGGTTCAGGTCGTGTCGTTGCGGCTGAACAGCAAGAGTTTAAATTCCAGACTTCGAATCCGAAAATCTTCGCAGGTGGGGATATGGTACGTGGTTCTGACTTGGTAGTGACTGCAATTTGGGAAGGTCGTCAAGCTGCTGAAGGCATTTTGGACTACCTTGGCGTGTAA
- a CDS encoding MFS transporter: protein MTSKLNDRLLIAALYTSTFLCLVDLSSVNLALNAIQTQFNSHLADLQWVIDSYALSMSSLMLAVGALSQWLGRKRLWLTGVVIFIFGSVICAAAPDFSLLIAGRVIQGVAGAMLIPLTLAIIVHHFTQVDRKAREIGNWSSFSAFALIIGPLIGGLMVHYWGWKSIFWLNLPVGLLALFLGWKGIVADEDQQKMSFDYLGLIYSVVAIATLTYSIIMVQQAHMGYLIVFSFLLSIIFTLIFIRHQNKVLHPLVPRHLLHNRMFLQFNLISFLLGFAGYSSLFVFALFYQEQVHLSAAQAGWLIAPQFLMQALVSIWFGRLQQSYGVLSLLRIGLLISGFALIAMVSFQSNSSYLLFIGLSGMMGAGIGLIVPSSSTLSLHAVSQADASFAAAILNMLRQLGLTFGIAVLGTLTAFIIEWTVGVLHYSMAQAQLLAFHIVVAIMGGLFIAAMLGLRKIKQQECVAPISS, encoded by the coding sequence ATGACATCAAAACTCAATGACAGGCTGTTAATTGCGGCACTCTATACCAGTACTTTTCTCTGTTTAGTTGATTTAAGCAGTGTCAATTTGGCTTTAAACGCAATCCAGACACAGTTCAATAGCCATCTCGCAGATTTACAGTGGGTGATTGATAGCTATGCGCTGAGTATGTCGAGTTTAATGCTGGCAGTGGGTGCTTTAAGTCAGTGGTTAGGACGTAAACGTCTGTGGTTGACGGGGGTGGTGATATTTATCTTTGGCTCGGTGATTTGTGCCGCAGCGCCTGATTTTAGTTTATTGATAGCTGGGCGAGTGATTCAGGGTGTTGCGGGAGCAATGCTGATTCCATTGACTTTGGCGATCATTGTGCATCATTTTACCCAAGTCGATCGCAAAGCACGAGAAATTGGTAACTGGAGTTCATTTAGCGCTTTTGCCTTGATTATTGGACCATTGATAGGTGGCCTCATGGTGCATTATTGGGGGTGGAAAAGTATTTTCTGGTTAAATCTACCCGTTGGATTGTTGGCATTGTTTTTAGGTTGGAAAGGCATTGTTGCCGATGAGGATCAGCAAAAAATGAGTTTTGACTATTTAGGGCTGATTTACAGTGTAGTGGCAATTGCAACCTTGACCTATAGCATTATCATGGTACAGCAAGCACATATGGGTTATCTGATAGTTTTTAGTTTTCTACTTTCGATTATCTTTACTCTGATTTTTATTCGACATCAAAATAAAGTTTTGCATCCTTTGGTTCCACGCCATTTACTTCATAACCGCATGTTTTTGCAGTTTAATTTGATTTCATTTTTATTAGGATTTGCGGGATATAGCTCTTTATTTGTTTTTGCGCTGTTTTATCAGGAGCAAGTTCATTTAAGTGCAGCGCAAGCAGGTTGGTTGATCGCTCCGCAATTTCTGATGCAGGCGTTAGTTTCCATTTGGTTTGGGCGATTGCAGCAAAGCTATGGTGTGTTGTCATTGCTTCGAATCGGTTTACTGATCTCAGGCTTTGCATTGATTGCGATGGTCAGTTTCCAGAGTAATTCATCTTATCTGTTATTTATTGGCTTAAGTGGCATGATGGGAGCAGGTATTGGCTTGATTGTACCGAGCTCCAGTACCTTGAGCCTACATGCGGTATCGCAGGCAGATGCAAGCTTTGCTGCGGCAATTTTAAATATGCTCAGACAACTTGGGCTGACTTTTGGGATTGCGGTATTGGGAACGCTGACTGCATTTATCATTGAATGGACAGTTGGGGTACTACATTATTCCATGGCCCAGGCTCAGTTATTGGCCTTTCATATTGTGGTCGCAATCATGGGTGGGCTTTTTATAGCAGCTATGCTAGGCCTGAGGAAAATTAAACAACAAGAATGTGTCGCCCCGATATCATCGTAA